One window from the genome of Streptomyces sp. NBC_01476 encodes:
- the eccCa gene encoding type VII secretion protein EccCa: MVFFRRPARRNGPDMPEGDLALQEPPVMSEPATSGNALMTYLPMAVMSGAIVLLYTRPGTASSPITYLVVGMMVIAMGTMLVGQLMRSGTERKTKLKGARRDYLRYLGGVRRRVRRAVADQQRALAWRHPEPSALWSFAGTSRLWERRPSDDDFAEVRLAVGDQRLGLRLSTTAAKPVDDLDPLTAHALRAFINAYSTVPDQPIAIFLRTWARVLLRGDREQVAAAARALVAQLAVMHAPQDLMIAFCVAPERRAEWDWVKWLPHTLHPHEADGAGPARLITGTANELEDLLGEEFTERPAFDLAAVPAKDEPFTVVVIDGGQLPSGHRFDRAGFRNTVVIDLSGALSWRPGRTVLRLELKDGDVGLVRTDRNRKETVTPLGRADALGPAAARALAALLAPMRTGDSAETARPLDADIQLTSLLGIPDLHRHDPNVYWQRRASSEAGRLRVPIAMGADGRPVELDIKESAQGGMGPHGMLIGATGSGKSELLRTLVLGLALTHSSETLNFVLVDFKGGATFLGLDELPHTSAVITNLADEAALVSRMQDALHGELIRRQELLRAAGNYTSALEYERARASGTPLAPLPSLFVVVDEFSELLAAHREFMDLFVMIGRLGRSLGVHLLLASQRLDEGRMHQLESHLSYRVGLRTFSAMESRGVLGVPDAYELPSQPGSGFLKSGIEALTRFRAAYVSGVYRQRSGALAQAQVASQVVPWTGEWVASRQPAPDPEPEPVRDPAMSEPDAGADSLLSVAIDRLRDAGPPAHQVWLPPLDLPPTLDRLLPPLSPDPQYGLTTADWPQRGKLTVPVGIIDRPFEQQRDLLTVDLSGAGGHVAVAGGPQSGKSTVVRTLIAALCLTHTPREVQFYCLDFGGGTLSSLAGLPHVGGVAGRLDHERIGRTLAEITSLLARRERLFLDNGIDSMATLRRRRAAGEFTDEPHGDVFLVIDGWSTVRQDFQDHVPVINQLAARGLSYGIHLITTSNRWVELSSQIRDQSATRLELRMGDPLDSMVDIRRAGSVPRIPGRGLTIDSKLHFLMALPRIDGIESATELADGVSDLVSAVAESWTGPAAPPVRMLPTMLPAGELPGLELSAVGVRPGAGKAETARRFRMPIGVEETELGAAWHDFAETPHLVAFGDTESGKTNLLRLFAKNISERFTPAEARILVVDFRRELVEAVPEPYRLGHAVSVDQLRELVDGVARALKTRAPGPEITPARMRLADWWRGPRLFVLIDDYDLVANPMRNPFEPLLEHLPLGYEVGFHMVVSRAAAGAMRGINDPLIRRLLEVNAPGLLLSCPPSEGYLFNNTKPRLLPPGRGMYITRRSTVQIQTAMVVEDVEDRVPDLL, from the coding sequence GTGGTGTTCTTCCGCCGGCCGGCCCGCCGCAACGGCCCCGACATGCCCGAAGGTGACCTGGCTCTCCAGGAACCGCCGGTGATGTCGGAGCCCGCCACCAGCGGCAACGCGCTGATGACCTACCTGCCGATGGCGGTGATGTCCGGTGCGATCGTGCTGCTCTACACCCGGCCGGGCACCGCTTCGAGCCCGATCACCTATCTGGTCGTCGGCATGATGGTGATCGCCATGGGCACCATGCTGGTGGGCCAGTTGATGCGCTCCGGCACCGAGCGGAAGACCAAGCTCAAAGGCGCCCGCCGGGACTATCTGCGCTACCTCGGCGGCGTACGGCGCCGGGTGCGGCGGGCGGTGGCCGACCAGCAGCGCGCGCTGGCCTGGCGGCACCCCGAGCCGAGTGCCCTGTGGTCCTTCGCCGGCACTTCCCGGCTGTGGGAACGCCGCCCGTCCGACGACGACTTCGCCGAGGTCCGGCTGGCCGTCGGCGACCAGCGGCTCGGACTGCGGCTGAGCACCACCGCCGCCAAGCCGGTCGACGACCTCGACCCGCTGACCGCGCACGCGCTGCGCGCCTTCATCAACGCCTACTCCACGGTGCCCGACCAGCCCATCGCGATCTTCCTGCGCACCTGGGCCCGGGTACTGCTGCGCGGCGACCGCGAGCAGGTGGCCGCCGCCGCCCGCGCCCTGGTCGCCCAGCTCGCCGTCATGCACGCCCCGCAGGACCTGATGATCGCCTTCTGCGTCGCACCGGAGCGGCGCGCGGAGTGGGACTGGGTCAAGTGGCTGCCGCACACCCTGCACCCGCACGAGGCCGACGGCGCGGGGCCGGCCCGGCTGATCACCGGCACCGCCAACGAGCTGGAGGACCTGCTCGGCGAGGAGTTCACCGAACGCCCGGCGTTCGACCTGGCCGCGGTCCCCGCCAAGGACGAGCCGTTCACCGTCGTGGTCATCGACGGCGGCCAGCTGCCCTCCGGGCACCGCTTCGACCGGGCCGGCTTCCGGAACACCGTGGTCATCGACCTGTCCGGCGCACTGAGCTGGCGGCCGGGGCGTACCGTGCTGCGGCTCGAACTCAAGGACGGCGACGTGGGGTTGGTGCGTACCGACCGCAACCGCAAGGAGACCGTCACCCCGCTCGGCCGCGCCGACGCCCTCGGCCCGGCCGCCGCCCGCGCGCTGGCCGCGCTGCTCGCCCCGATGCGGACCGGCGACAGCGCCGAGACCGCCCGTCCGCTCGACGCCGACATCCAGCTCACCAGTCTGCTCGGCATCCCCGACCTGCACCGCCACGACCCGAACGTGTACTGGCAGCGCCGCGCCTCCTCCGAGGCGGGCCGGCTGCGGGTGCCGATCGCGATGGGCGCCGACGGCCGGCCGGTCGAACTCGACATCAAGGAGTCCGCGCAGGGCGGCATGGGCCCGCACGGCATGCTGATCGGCGCCACCGGCTCCGGCAAGAGCGAACTGCTGCGCACCCTCGTCCTGGGCCTGGCGCTCACCCACTCCTCGGAGACCCTCAACTTCGTCCTGGTCGACTTCAAGGGCGGCGCGACCTTCCTCGGCCTGGACGAACTCCCGCACACCTCGGCGGTGATCACCAACCTCGCCGACGAGGCCGCGCTGGTCTCCCGGATGCAGGACGCCCTGCACGGCGAACTGATCCGCCGGCAGGAGCTGCTGCGGGCGGCGGGCAACTACACCTCGGCGCTTGAGTACGAGCGGGCCCGCGCGTCCGGCACCCCGCTCGCCCCGCTGCCCAGCCTCTTCGTGGTCGTCGACGAGTTCAGCGAACTGCTCGCCGCCCACCGCGAGTTCATGGACCTGTTCGTGATGATCGGCCGGCTCGGCCGGTCGCTGGGCGTGCATCTGCTGCTGGCCTCCCAGCGGCTGGACGAAGGCCGCATGCACCAGCTGGAGAGCCACCTGTCCTACCGGGTGGGCCTGCGGACCTTCTCCGCGATGGAGAGCCGCGGCGTGCTCGGCGTGCCGGACGCCTACGAACTCCCGTCCCAGCCCGGCAGCGGCTTCCTCAAGAGCGGTATCGAGGCCCTCACCCGCTTCCGGGCCGCCTACGTCTCCGGCGTCTACCGGCAGCGGTCCGGCGCCCTGGCCCAGGCGCAGGTGGCCAGCCAGGTCGTGCCCTGGACCGGGGAGTGGGTGGCTTCCCGGCAGCCCGCGCCCGACCCGGAACCCGAACCGGTCCGCGACCCCGCGATGTCCGAGCCGGACGCGGGGGCCGACTCGCTGCTGTCGGTGGCCATCGACCGGCTGCGGGACGCCGGCCCGCCCGCCCACCAGGTGTGGCTGCCGCCGCTGGACCTGCCGCCGACCCTCGACCGGCTGCTGCCGCCGCTCTCGCCCGACCCGCAGTACGGGCTCACCACCGCGGACTGGCCGCAGCGCGGCAAGCTCACCGTCCCGGTCGGCATCATCGACCGGCCCTTCGAGCAGCAGCGCGACCTGCTCACCGTGGACCTGTCCGGCGCCGGCGGCCACGTTGCGGTGGCCGGCGGTCCGCAGAGCGGCAAGTCCACCGTGGTGCGTACCCTGATCGCGGCGCTCTGCCTCACCCACACCCCGCGCGAAGTGCAGTTCTACTGCCTGGACTTCGGCGGCGGCACGCTCTCCAGCCTGGCCGGGCTGCCTCATGTCGGCGGGGTGGCGGGCCGGTTGGACCACGAGCGGATCGGCCGCACCCTCGCCGAGATCACCTCGCTGCTCGCCCGCCGCGAACGGCTCTTCCTGGACAACGGCATCGACTCCATGGCGACGCTGCGCAGGCGGCGGGCGGCCGGGGAGTTCACCGACGAGCCGCACGGCGACGTCTTCCTGGTCATCGACGGCTGGTCCACCGTCCGGCAGGACTTCCAGGACCACGTCCCGGTGATCAACCAGCTCGCCGCCCGCGGCCTCAGCTACGGCATCCACCTGATCACCACCAGCAATCGCTGGGTGGAACTCTCCTCCCAGATCCGCGACCAGTCCGCGACCCGCCTCGAACTGCGGATGGGCGACCCGCTGGACTCCATGGTGGACATCCGGCGGGCCGGGAGCGTGCCGCGGATCCCCGGGCGCGGCCTGACGATCGACAGCAAACTCCACTTCCTGATGGCGCTGCCACGCATCGACGGGATCGAGAGCGCGACGGAACTGGCCGACGGGGTCAGCGACTTGGTCTCGGCAGTGGCGGAGAGCTGGACCGGGCCCGCGGCGCCGCCGGTACGGATGCTGCCGACGATGCTGCCGGCCGGGGAACTGCCCGGGCTCGAACTCAGCGCGGTCGGCGTCAGGCCCGGCGCGGGCAAGGCGGAGACGGCCCGCCGCTTCCGGATGCCGATCGGCGTCGAGGAGACGGAACTCGGGGCCGCGTGGCACGACTTCGCGGAGACCCCGCACCTGGTGGCCTTCGGCGACACGGAGAGCGGCAAGACGAATCTGCTGCGGCTGTTCGCCAAGAACATCAGCGAACGGTTCACGCCCGCCGAGGCGCGCATCCTCGTGGTGGACTTCCGGCGGGAACTGGTGGAGGCGGTGCCCGAGCCGTACCGGCTGGGACACGCGGTCTCGGTCGACCAGCTCAGGGAGCTGGTCGACGGGGTCGCCCGCGCGCTCAAGACCCGTGCGCCCGGACCGGAGATCACCCCGGCGCGGATGCGGCTGGCCGACTGGTGGCGCGGTCCCCGCCTGTTCGTCCTGATCGACGACTACGACCTCGTCGCCAACCCCATGCGCAATCCCTTCGAACCCCTGCTGGAGCACTTGCCGCTGGGCTACGAGGTGGGCTTCCACATGGTGGTCTCCCGCGCGGCGGCGGGGGCGATGCGCGGCATCAACGACCCGCTGATCCGCCGCCTGCTGGAGGTCAACGCCCCCGGCCTGCTCCTGTCCTGCCCCCCGTCCGAGGGCTACCTCTTCAACAACACCAAGCCCCGTCTGCTCCCGCCCGGCCGCGGTATGTACATCACCCGCCGCAGCACGGTCCAGATCCAGACGGCGATGGTCGTGGAGGACGTGGAGGACAGGGTCCCGGACCTCCTCTGA